The window CCCCCAGCCCAGCAGGGCAACCCACTGACCGTTCAATTCAGCGACGTATTTGATGGATTCTCCCACAAGTTGACGAAAGCCAAGGTAATGGTGCTCGTCCATGAGTTGATTCCACTGTTGCTCTTCCTCTTGTTTAATGGGTCGGACATTCAACGATTGAAATTCTGTCTGTGTTGGCATTCAAGACTCCTCTTCGGACCGAAAAATGTATTTGACTACATTTTAGCAGTTCGAAGAAGAAAAGACCAGAGGGCATTGAAAATCTTTGTTGTGACTATATTTTACTCGACTTTGACGTAACCCTGTGGTTGCCGAAAATCCAGGTGGGCAATGAAAGGATTTTGAGTGTTATTCCTTTTTTCCATAGCTACGGAATGACCACATGTCTTAACCTGGCAATCGTTTCAGCTGCAACCATGGTGTTGCTTCCCCAATTTATTATTAAAGATGTCCTTGGTTCTATCAACCGCTACCGGCCGACCATGTTTCCCGGCGTTCCCACCATGTACATCGCCCTGATCAATAATCCGGAGATTGGCAAGTATGATTTGAGGTCAATTTCGGCTTGTATAAGCGGCGCAGCTGCCTTGCCTGTCGAAGTTCAGGCAAAATTTGAACAGATAACCGGAGGTAGATTGGTTGAGGGGTATGGCTTGTCAGAGGCCTCACCAGTGACCCATGCAAACCCAATTTATGGATTACGGAAGGCCGGAAGTATTGGTCTTCCTTTTCCCAGCACTGTTGCCAAAGTAGTTAGCCTTGAGACTGGAGAGGACTTATCGGTTGGTGAAATTGGTGAATTAGTGGTGCAGGGACCACAAGTCATGCAAGGATACTGGAATAATGAGGAGGAAACACAACTCGTATTAAAAGGAAACTGGCTTTATACAGGTGATCTGGCCAAGATGGATGAAGACGGCTATTTCTTCATAGTGGACCGAAAAAAAGATATGATCATTGCAGGAGGATACAATATTTATCCCAGGGATATTGAAGAAGTTCTTTATACCCATCCGAAGATACAGGAGGCACTGGTAATAAGCGCTCCTCATGAGTATTTGGGTGAGGCAGTTAAAGCATTTGTTGTATTAAAACCTGGGGAAGAGGCTTCCGCGGAGGAAATAATTCAGTATTGTTCAACAAGGTTGGCCAAGTTTAAGGTTCCTAAAATGGTTGAGTTTAGAGGCAGTCTGCCAAAAACACTGATCGGAAAAATCCTGCGGCGTGTTGTCGTTGATGAAGAGCGCAAGAAATACCTGGATAAAGTGAATTAAAGTTATCAGGCCGCAGTACAAGGATACGGCGGCCATTTTTCTGAAATAATCATTTTCATTAAAACAGGACAGTCTAATAATGGCAGTTTTTGAAGGAGTTTTATGTATTTACTCGAATATCATTTCTAGAGACTTAGAAAGAGGTGAGGGGATATGGCAATAGTTGCTGTTAGCATAGCGCCTTTAGGCGTAGGAACAAGTGTAAGCAGATACGTTGCTGCTGCTGAAAAAGTTTTGCAGGATAAAAAAAATATCAAAAGCCACCTTGGTCCTATGTTTACCACTTTGGAAGGAGATTTAGATGAAATTTTAGCTGCTATCAGAGAAATGCAGGAGGCTGTCTTTGCTTCAGGTGCAGAAAGAGTTTCAACTTTAATAAAGATTGATGACCGCAGGGATAAACTAAGCACAATGGAGGAAAAAATAGCCTCGGTTAACCGAAGGTTGGGTGTTTAACTAGAATTGAAAACTAAGGGGTGCAGTTTATTTTGACCGAAAAGGATCGCCAGCAAAGGCATACCAGCTCAAAAACCAAGCAAAACTACGATAAAATATTCGAATTTTTTCGGGATATAATTGAACAATCCTTTGCTTCGGGCAGTGTCCGAGGGGTGTTGCCCATTCCGGAATGTATCGGGTTCGAGGCTTCCTATAATAAAGGCCTGTTTTCTATCTGTTTTATTGCAGAAAGAAGAGAGATTGAGGGGTATTTACCCCTGATCGATTTAGTTGGCACAATCATGTTGCAACAGCCAGACAGTGCATATTTCAAATTAAATGAAAGCAACAGATATGCTTTGTGTGGTACCTGGGCGTCTCCCGCAATTTCTTCACAAGAACTGAAGCAATTTCTAAAAACGATATTAACTCCCGGGCATAAGGTGTTTTCCTTCAGCCAAAGGATGAAAGAGTGTCTATTATCCTTTCTCTCCAGAAATACCAGACAGCTTACAAAAGATAAAACTATTTTTCGGATCAGAGGATATAGTCGCTAAAATATGTAATTATGAATACAATATACATTGTGAGTTAACTATTGAAGACGCTGGCTATTTCTGAAAAAATAGTGTTTATAAAGAAAGGAGGAATTTTTTTGAATTCCATGAACGCTTCTCATGCTGTGGGAAAACATGAAGAAGATGCCGTCTTTTCGGTTCTTAAGGCTGCCCAGGAAGCTATTGCCTCATTTGGCAGGGAAAAAGTGATAAATGGAACAATTGGTGCCATATATGATGATCAGGAGCGATTTTCGACCCTTTTCAAGGTTAATGAGATATTTTCCAGTTTAAGTCCTGAAGAAATAATGAATTATGCTCCCATCAGCGGGTTGCCTGATTTTCTTGCTGCCTCAATTGATATTACTTTTGGAAAACATAGGCCTGAAGCCTTTGTAAAGGCAGTCGCAACTCCGGGGGGAACTGGCGGCGTTCGCCACGTGTTCTACAATTATTCCGAACAGGGAAGCAAAATTCTCATTCCAGATTGGTACTGGGGGCCGTATAGCACCATTGCCGCTGAGCATTTAAGGGAAGTGCAGAAGTATGCCCTGTTTAATAATGACTATCAATTCAACATTGCATCCCTGGTTGAAGGATTGAAGTCTTTGTTGCATTTTCAAGATAATGTCGTTGTGGTAATAAATACGCCTGCTCATAATCCGACTGGTTATAGCCTGTCATTTCCTCAGTGGGAGCAATTGTTAGCTGAGATAGTTGGCTGTGTCAAAGAAAAGCAAAAAAGAGTAATTCTGTTAGTTGATATAGCCTATATAGACTACGCCGGGGAGCCTGACCAAGCCAGGGAATTTATGACCCTATTCGGGGGTCTGCCAGAAAATATTTTAGTAACAATTGCTTTTAGCATGTCTAAATCTTTTCTTTGTTATGGATTAAGATCCGGATCTTTAATTGGAATCAGCAGCAATAAAGGCTATGCGGAGGAGTTTTTCAACACAAATGCCTATTCAAACCGTGGCGTCTGGTCCAATGGTACCAGAGGAGCACAAAGGCTTTTAACTGAAATAATTAAAAATAAGGACGTTTTAGTTTCAATCAACAAGGAAAGGGAAGAATTGCGTCTCTTGATTGAGAAGAGAGCTGGGCTCTTCCTGGATGAGGCTAAAGCTTCGGGTTTAAACATTTGCCCATATAATGCCGGCTTTTTTATTACCGTTCCTTGCGAACAACCGGCAATAACGGCGACCAAACTAGCTGCTGAGAACATTTTTGCTGTGCCACTGGCAAAGGGCCTGAGGTTCGCTATTTGTTCTATTCCTACTTACAAAATTCCCGGGCTTGCTTCAAAAACAAAGAAGGCTCTGACGGAAATATAGTCAGCGTCAAGATGGTTCTTGCATCAGTCAGGACACTGATTAAAATTCTTCGTGCTGCGGCAAGTATCAACCGCTTGAAAGCAAAAAAGTAAGCACGCAAAAAATAGTCGCATTGGGTTCAATAAAGGAGGAGGAAGTGTTTCCTCCTCCTTTTCAAAATTTGTTGGGGTTATGGATTAATTGCTTATAGCAACTGGGGGTTTTTGGTATGGGCTATTCGTCAGGTTTAGTTGAAATTGATGGTGAAAAGCTTTTAATTCCCGATGTGGTACAGGTTGCCCGCCATGGCACGCCAGTTGCTATTTCAGAAGCTGGCAAACATAAACTAGAGCTGGCAAGGACAATAATTGACCGTTTGGTCACCCAAAATGTTGTCACCTATGGTGTCAATACGGGGTTCGGCAAACTTAGCGACGTAATTATTTCGCCCGAGCAGACCGGACAACTGCAATATAATCTTATCACAAGCCATGCTGGCGGAGTTGGAGAGCCCTTTGAGGAGGAAATAGTAAGAGCCATCTTGCTGTTAAGGGCCAATACCCTGACCAAGGGCTACTCGGGCATAAGCACAAATATTGTTGAAACAATGATCAGGATGCTTAATGCTGGGGTACATCCATTAATTCCTAAAAAGGGCTCTGTTGGGGCCAGTGGCGACCTGGCTCCGTTAGCCCATATGGCTCTTGTGTTGATTGGTGAGGGGGAGGCCTTTTTTCAGGGGCAAAGGTTGGCCGGACGGGATGCTTTGCAAAAAGCCGGACTAAGACCTGTAACTCTTAAGGCCAAAGAGGGATTGGCTTTAATCAACGGGACCCAGGTCATGGGCGCATTAGCCACCATCGGGGTGCATGACGCAGAACAACTTTTTAAGATTGCGAATATCAGCGCCGCGATTACAATTGA is drawn from Syntrophomonadaceae bacterium and contains these coding sequences:
- a CDS encoding DUF4338 domain-containing protein; the encoded protein is MPTQTEFQSLNVRPIKQEEEQQWNQLMDEHHYLGFRQLVGESIKYVAELNGQWVALLGWG
- a CDS encoding MTH1187 family thiamine-binding protein, encoding MAIVAVSIAPLGVGTSVSRYVAAAEKVLQDKKNIKSHLGPMFTTLEGDLDEILAAIREMQEAVFASGAERVSTLIKIDDRRDKLSTMEEKIASVNRRLGV
- a CDS encoding aminotransferase class I/II-fold pyridoxal phosphate-dependent enzyme; the encoded protein is MNSMNASHAVGKHEEDAVFSVLKAAQEAIASFGREKVINGTIGAIYDDQERFSTLFKVNEIFSSLSPEEIMNYAPISGLPDFLAASIDITFGKHRPEAFVKAVATPGGTGGVRHVFYNYSEQGSKILIPDWYWGPYSTIAAEHLREVQKYALFNNDYQFNIASLVEGLKSLLHFQDNVVVVINTPAHNPTGYSLSFPQWEQLLAEIVGCVKEKQKRVILLVDIAYIDYAGEPDQAREFMTLFGGLPENILVTIAFSMSKSFLCYGLRSGSLIGISSNKGYAEEFFNTNAYSNRGVWSNGTRGAQRLLTEIIKNKDVLVSINKEREELRLLIEKRAGLFLDEAKASGLNICPYNAGFFITVPCEQPAITATKLAAENIFAVPLAKGLRFAICSIPTYKIPGLASKTKKALTEI